One genomic region from Cytophagales bacterium encodes:
- a CDS encoding NAD-dependent epimerase/dehydratase family protein, with the protein MSQEKILIIGACGQIGTALTICFRDVYGVDNVIASDIIQSKQLITESGIFEILDVLDADRLNAIIDRYQITHIYHLAAILSASGENRPKFAWKLNIDGLINVLDAAKEKKLKKIYWPSSIAVFGPNTPKDNTPQSTIMEPATVYGISKLAGERWCEYYFKKYGVDVRSLRYPGLIGYKALPGGGTTDYAVDIFHKATNNEHFECPLSEDTFLPMMYMPDAIKATIDLMGVNKEKVKVRSAYNITAVNFSPKQLADEIKKHIPAFTISYKPDFRQQIADSWPKSIDDTAARNDWGWQHEYDLVKMTKDMIDNLEMK; encoded by the coding sequence GTGAGCCAGGAAAAAATTTTGATCATCGGAGCTTGCGGGCAGATAGGCACCGCACTAACCATCTGTTTCAGAGATGTTTATGGCGTTGATAACGTAATAGCATCTGATATTATACAATCAAAGCAGCTGATAACCGAATCGGGAATATTTGAAATACTTGATGTTTTGGATGCTGACCGGCTCAATGCAATCATTGACCGGTATCAGATCACGCATATATATCATCTTGCAGCTATTTTATCAGCAAGCGGGGAAAACAGGCCAAAATTTGCCTGGAAATTGAATATTGACGGGTTGATCAATGTACTGGATGCCGCAAAGGAGAAAAAGCTGAAAAAAATTTACTGGCCAAGCTCTATTGCCGTATTCGGACCCAACACACCAAAGGATAATACACCACAAAGCACTATCATGGAACCTGCTACTGTCTATGGTATAAGCAAGCTGGCAGGAGAGCGATGGTGTGAATATTATTTTAAAAAATACGGAGTGGATGTAAGAAGCTTACGCTATCCCGGTCTGATCGGTTATAAAGCACTGCCAGGAGGGGGAACCACTGATTATGCGGTAGATATTTTCCATAAGGCTACAAATAACGAGCACTTTGAATGCCCGCTTTCAGAGGATACTTTCCTGCCAATGATGTATATGCCAGACGCAATTAAAGCAACTATAGACTTGATGGGGGTAAATAAAGAAAAAGTAAAGGTCCGTTCTGCCTATAACATAACTGCCGTTAATTTCTCACCCAAACAACTTGCAGATGAGATAAAAAAACATATACCCGCTTTTACCATTTCCTATAAACCAGACTTCAGACAGCAGATCGCAGACTCCTGGCCTAAGAGCATTGATGACACTGCAGCCAGAAATGACTGGGGCTGGCAGCATGAATATGATTTGGTGAAAATGACAAAGGATATGATTGATAATTTGGAAATGAAGTAA